One genomic window of Pirellulales bacterium includes the following:
- a CDS encoding DinB family protein translates to MAQGNTAWTEIDAARHYSLSLLDDFSQKDWFRQPAEGVTHIAWQVGHLSAAQYLLGLTRLRGELPADKEIVPPEFLTLFIRGSVPDPDPAKYPAPEKILATLERIHSLVRDEIAKYSDESLAQPAIGKPHSQFTTKLGSLFWCARHEMLHGGQIGLLKRLLGASARW, encoded by the coding sequence ATGGCGCAAGGAAATACAGCGTGGACCGAGATCGACGCGGCGCGTCATTACTCACTCAGCTTGCTTGACGACTTTTCTCAAAAAGACTGGTTTCGCCAACCGGCCGAAGGAGTAACTCATATCGCCTGGCAGGTCGGGCACCTGTCCGCCGCGCAGTACCTGTTGGGACTGACGCGGCTACGGGGCGAGCTGCCTGCGGACAAGGAAATTGTGCCGCCGGAGTTTCTGACTCTTTTCATACGCGGATCAGTCCCCGATCCCGATCCCGCGAAGTATCCCGCGCCTGAAAAGATTCTTGCGACGCTCGAGCGCATTCATAGCTTGGTGCGGGACGAAATAGCGAAATACTCGGACGAATCGCTCGCGCAACCAGCCATCGGCAAGCCCCACTCGCAGTTCACGACAAAGTTGGGGAGCCTGTTCTGGTGTGCCCGACACGAAATGCTGCACGGCGGCCAGATTGGGTTGTTGAAGCGGCTGTTGGGCGCCAGTGCGCGCTGGTGA